One Streptomyces sp. R28 DNA window includes the following coding sequences:
- a CDS encoding LacI family DNA-binding transcriptional regulator, with protein sequence MDDRTGIRIVPETIRRSDRLSENRYGNRPTMKDVAARAGVGLKTVSRVVNGEPGVTPETERRVQEAIDALGFRRNDSARVLRKGRTASVGLVLEDLADPFYGPLSRAVEEVARAHGALLINGSSAEDPDREQELALALCARRVDGLVIIPAGDDHRYLEPELKAGVATVFVDRPAGKIDADCVLSDNYGGARDGVAHLIAHGHRRIGFIGDMPRIHTAAERLRGYRAAMEDAGIPVEDSWMSLGVTDPERVRRAAEEMLTGPSPVTAVFAGNNRVTVTVIRVLAEQARRVALVGFDDIELADLLQPGVTVVAQDAAAIGRTAAERLFRQLDGTLVAPERIELPTRLITRGSGELPPAD encoded by the coding sequence GTGGACGACAGGACAGGAATCCGCATCGTGCCCGAGACCATCCGCCGATCCGACCGCCTCTCCGAGAACCGCTACGGCAACCGTCCGACCATGAAGGACGTAGCGGCGCGTGCCGGAGTCGGCCTGAAGACCGTCTCGCGCGTGGTCAACGGGGAGCCGGGCGTCACCCCGGAGACGGAGCGCCGCGTCCAGGAGGCCATCGACGCCCTGGGCTTCCGCCGCAACGACAGCGCGCGGGTGCTGCGCAAGGGCCGTACGGCGAGTGTCGGTCTGGTCCTGGAGGATCTCGCGGACCCCTTCTACGGCCCGCTCAGCCGGGCGGTCGAGGAGGTCGCCCGCGCACACGGCGCGCTGCTCATCAACGGCTCCAGCGCCGAGGACCCGGACCGCGAGCAGGAGCTGGCGCTGGCCCTGTGCGCGCGGCGGGTGGACGGGCTGGTGATCATTCCCGCCGGTGACGACCACCGGTACCTGGAGCCCGAGCTGAAGGCGGGCGTCGCCACCGTGTTCGTCGACCGTCCCGCCGGGAAGATCGACGCCGACTGCGTCCTGTCCGACAACTACGGCGGCGCCCGTGACGGCGTCGCCCATCTCATCGCCCACGGACACCGCCGGATCGGCTTCATCGGCGACATGCCCCGCATCCACACGGCCGCCGAGCGGCTGCGCGGCTATCGGGCCGCCATGGAGGACGCGGGCATACCGGTGGAGGACTCCTGGATGTCCCTGGGTGTCACCGACCCGGAGCGGGTACGCCGGGCGGCCGAGGAGATGCTCACCGGCCCCTCCCCCGTCACCGCGGTCTTCGCGGGCAACAACCGGGTGACGGTCACCGTGATCCGGGTCCTGGCCGAGCAGGCCCGCCGCGTCGCCCTCGTCGGCTTCGACGACATCGAACTCGCCGACCTGCTGCAGCCGGGCGTCACCGTCGTCGCCCAGGACGCGGCGGCGATCGGCCGAACCGCCGCCGAGCGCCTGTTCCGGCAGCTGGACGGCACCCTGGTCGCCCCGGAACGCATCGAGCTGCCGACGCGGCTGATCACCCGCGGCTCGGGCGAGCTGCCGCCGGCGGACTGA
- a CDS encoding protein kinase, with protein MSSGEYGQTDEAGRLLAGRYRVVAQLGRGGMGVVWRALDEVLGREVAVKELRTYTDADGPELADLRLRMQREARAAARVRHPGVVAVHDVTEVDGRPLIVMELVDGPSLDDVLRERGTLDPREAAGIGAKVMEALAAAHAAGVLHRDVKPGNILLDRSGRVVLTDFGIAAMEDPGDGEVTNLTRTGALVGSLDYLAPERAQGVEPGPSSDVWALGATLYAAVEGAAPFRRTSTFSTLTAIVTEPLPEPRRAGPLGPVLQRLMDKRPESRPEAGEARALLQAVAESGGTDSQTATLRGPAGAGPAREETEPGVPSAPPVGGPPEAAGPHGPGPGAPGMAGPAGQAYGGQGQSAPGAQGSDTPEQGVPASDLPGAPRFGTARQGAQGTQGSATAGQGTPPAQGFGAVGHPGSAMHGHGTPGQPTASPYGSTPMPSAPHAYGNPTAPPQDPDATGPMVTSAAAPTRRKGRALLAAAAVTVVLAAAGGAVALLNDKGDTKAEAQATSSVTAGDASAPATGSPDADRSGDSGLAETGDDEKTPGATKSPSRTAEAEPADRPTTSSPTKTADGGGTNGGTTGGGSGDGGTTGGGGTTGGGGSTGGGSTTPTASCSSIGGGKYNCQVWKQAKSYTASGTEVGVLNAGTNYFYCQQNLGRRETSGEWTNVWWAKTDDDSGNTNVFISDVYIEGGNNDEPVPGLPVC; from the coding sequence GTGTCTTCGGGGGAGTACGGACAGACGGACGAGGCCGGTCGGCTGCTGGCCGGGCGTTATCGCGTCGTGGCGCAGCTCGGGCGCGGCGGCATGGGCGTGGTCTGGCGGGCCCTCGACGAGGTCCTCGGCCGCGAGGTCGCAGTCAAGGAGCTGCGCACCTACACCGATGCCGACGGACCCGAACTCGCGGATCTGCGGCTGCGAATGCAGCGCGAGGCGCGGGCGGCGGCCCGGGTGCGGCATCCCGGAGTCGTGGCGGTGCACGACGTCACCGAGGTCGACGGACGCCCGCTGATCGTCATGGAGCTGGTCGACGGCCCGTCCCTGGACGACGTGCTGCGCGAGCGCGGCACCCTCGACCCGCGCGAAGCGGCCGGCATCGGCGCCAAGGTCATGGAGGCACTGGCCGCCGCCCACGCGGCCGGCGTCCTGCACCGTGACGTGAAGCCGGGCAACATCCTGCTCGACCGTTCCGGCCGCGTGGTCCTGACCGACTTCGGCATCGCCGCCATGGAGGACCCGGGCGACGGCGAGGTCACCAACCTCACCCGCACCGGCGCACTCGTCGGTTCCCTCGACTACTTGGCCCCCGAGCGCGCCCAGGGCGTCGAACCGGGCCCCTCCTCCGACGTATGGGCCCTGGGCGCCACGCTGTACGCGGCCGTCGAGGGCGCCGCGCCCTTCCGCCGTACGTCGACGTTCTCCACGCTCACCGCGATCGTCACCGAGCCGCTGCCGGAACCCCGCCGCGCCGGGCCGCTCGGCCCCGTCCTGCAGCGGCTGATGGACAAGCGACCCGAGTCCCGCCCCGAGGCCGGCGAGGCGCGGGCACTCCTGCAGGCGGTGGCGGAGTCGGGCGGCACCGACTCGCAGACGGCCACGCTGCGGGGACCGGCGGGCGCCGGGCCCGCGCGGGAGGAGACGGAGCCCGGCGTTCCGTCGGCGCCGCCGGTCGGCGGGCCACCGGAGGCAGCGGGTCCGCACGGCCCGGGACCCGGGGCGCCCGGAATGGCAGGGCCCGCCGGGCAGGCGTACGGCGGCCAGGGGCAGAGTGCGCCTGGCGCTCAGGGCTCGGACACGCCGGAGCAGGGTGTGCCCGCGTCGGACCTGCCCGGGGCACCGCGCTTCGGGACTGCCCGACAGGGCGCGCAGGGCACACAAGGGTCCGCCACTGCTGGACAAGGCACGCCGCCCGCTCAGGGCTTCGGCGCCGTCGGCCATCCTGGCTCAGCCATGCACGGACACGGCACCCCGGGGCAGCCGACCGCATCGCCGTACGGCAGCACACCGATGCCGTCCGCCCCCCACGCCTACGGCAACCCCACCGCGCCGCCACAGGACCCGGACGCCACCGGCCCCATGGTCACGTCCGCCGCCGCGCCCACCCGACGCAAGGGCCGCGCCCTGCTCGCCGCCGCGGCCGTGACTGTCGTCCTCGCGGCGGCCGGCGGCGCGGTCGCCCTGCTGAACGACAAGGGCGACACCAAGGCCGAGGCGCAGGCCACGTCGTCCGTCACCGCCGGGGACGCGTCCGCCCCGGCGACCGGCAGCCCCGACGCCGATCGGTCGGGTGACTCCGGCCTCGCCGAGACGGGCGACGACGAGAAGACCCCCGGCGCGACGAAGAGCCCGAGCCGCACGGCCGAGGCCGAGCCCGCCGACCGGCCCACCACCTCGTCCCCGACCAAGACCGCGGACGGCGGTGGCACCAACGGCGGTACCACGGGCGGCGGCTCCGGAGACGGCGGTACGACGGGCGGCGGCGGAACCACGGGCGGGGGCGGCAGCACCGGCGGGGGCAGCACCACACCGACCGCGTCCTGCTCCTCCATCGGCGGCGGCAAGTACAACTGCCAGGTCTGGAAGCAAGCCAAGTCGTACACCGCCTCCGGCACCGAGGTCGGCGTCCTCAACGCGGGCACCAACTACTTCTACTGCCAGCAGAATCTGGGCCGCCGCGAGACATCCGGCGAGTGGACCAACGTCTGGTGGGCCAAGACGGACGACGACAGCGGCAACACCAACGTCTTCATCAGCGACGTCTACATCGAGGGCGGCAACAACGACGAGCCGGTGCCCGGACTCCCGGTCTGCTGA